A DNA window from Thiothrix subterranea contains the following coding sequences:
- a CDS encoding DEAD/DEAH box helicase: MSPETNTPPTFAEFGLAAPVLQAVLDLGYETPSAIQAETIPYLLAGRDVLGQAQTGTGKTAAFALPLLSRLDMSKTGPQILVLAPTRELAIQVAEAFQKYAGKLPGFHVMPIYGGQDYRTQFRQLERGVQVVVGTPGRVMDHLRRGSLKLDGLQALVLDEADEMLRMGFVDDIEWIMEQTPPQRQIALFSATMPPAIHRIAQSYLTDPAEVKIKVKTTTADTIRQRYWLVSGLHKLDALTRILEAEPFDAVILFVRTKNETVELADKLQARGYNAVALNGDIAQNVRERTIDQLKKGKIDILVATDVAARGLDVERISHVINYDIPTDTESYVHRIGRTGRAGRSGEAILFVSPRERHLLRNIERATRKPIDLMELPSTDVINNMRIAQFSQRITDTLAEEGLDFFSQLLEGYEREHNVPALEIAAALAKMLQGDSPLLLEERKNHPAFNPNAAREREQEQRPGKRKSNAANSAFSSDDDTIPMERFRIAVGRSHGVKPGNIVGAIANEAGLDSRYIGYIEIQDDCSLVDLPAGMPKDILHELRTARVAGQMLNIEPAGEAAADYSPNKPSGGGQRRDRGGDDRRPPQRRDGPPPRRDGGAGRGGDRPDRRPRTEKERAPFAGGDKPRFADEKPKFSADKPRFADDKPKFGGDKPPARKPAVKKAAPDKDKGKPKRPPPAA, encoded by the coding sequence ATGTCCCCAGAAACAAACACACCTCCCACGTTCGCCGAATTCGGCCTTGCCGCCCCCGTGCTGCAAGCCGTCCTAGACCTCGGCTATGAAACCCCGTCAGCCATTCAAGCTGAAACCATCCCTTACCTGCTGGCAGGTCGCGATGTCCTCGGACAAGCGCAAACCGGCACAGGTAAAACTGCTGCATTCGCCCTACCCCTGCTCTCACGATTGGACATGAGCAAGACCGGGCCACAAATTCTCGTCCTCGCGCCGACCCGCGAACTGGCGATTCAAGTTGCCGAAGCGTTTCAGAAATACGCGGGCAAACTCCCCGGCTTCCACGTCATGCCGATTTACGGCGGGCAAGATTACCGCACGCAATTCCGCCAACTGGAACGCGGCGTACAAGTCGTGGTCGGCACACCGGGTCGCGTCATGGATCACCTGCGCCGTGGTTCACTCAAACTCGACGGCTTGCAAGCACTGGTGCTGGATGAAGCTGACGAAATGTTGCGCATGGGCTTCGTCGATGACATCGAATGGATCATGGAGCAAACCCCGCCACAACGCCAAATCGCGCTGTTCTCCGCGACCATGCCCCCCGCAATTCACCGCATTGCGCAAAGCTATTTGACCGACCCTGCCGAAGTCAAAATCAAGGTCAAAACCACCACCGCCGACACCATCCGTCAGCGTTACTGGTTGGTCAGCGGCTTGCACAAGCTCGACGCACTGACCCGCATCCTCGAAGCGGAACCGTTTGATGCCGTTATTCTGTTCGTGCGCACCAAAAATGAAACCGTGGAACTGGCGGACAAACTGCAAGCACGCGGTTACAACGCGGTTGCCCTCAACGGTGACATTGCGCAAAACGTGCGCGAACGCACCATCGACCAGTTGAAGAAAGGCAAAATCGACATCCTCGTCGCTACCGACGTCGCCGCACGCGGCTTGGATGTGGAACGCATCAGCCACGTCATCAACTACGACATTCCCACCGACACCGAATCCTACGTCCACCGCATCGGGCGTACCGGGCGTGCCGGGCGTAGCGGCGAAGCGATTTTGTTCGTATCACCGCGTGAACGTCACTTGCTGCGTAACATCGAACGCGCCACCCGCAAACCGATTGATCTGATGGAATTGCCTTCCACTGATGTCATCAACAATATGCGGATCGCACAATTCAGCCAACGCATCACCGACACGCTGGCAGAAGAAGGCTTGGATTTCTTCTCGCAATTGCTGGAAGGTTACGAGCGCGAACACAATGTTCCCGCACTCGAAATTGCGGCGGCACTTGCCAAAATGCTGCAAGGCGATTCGCCCTTGTTGCTGGAAGAGCGCAAAAATCACCCGGCTTTCAACCCAAATGCGGCGCGTGAACGTGAGCAAGAACAACGCCCCGGTAAGCGCAAATCCAACGCTGCCAACTCCGCGTTCAGCAGCGACGACGACACCATTCCAATGGAACGTTTCCGCATTGCGGTTGGGCGTTCGCACGGCGTCAAACCGGGCAATATCGTCGGTGCGATTGCGAATGAAGCAGGCTTAGACAGCCGCTACATCGGTTATATCGAAATTCAAGACGATTGCAGCTTGGTCGATTTGCCAGCAGGAATGCCGAAAGACATTTTGCACGAATTGCGTACTGCACGGGTTGCTGGGCAAATGTTGAATATCGAACCAGCGGGTGAAGCAGCAGCGGATTATTCCCCCAACAAACCCAGTGGTGGCGGTCAACGCCGTGACCGTGGTGGCGATGATCGTCGCCCGCCACAACGTCGCGATGGCCCACCGCCGCGCCGTGACGGTGGTGCAGGTCGTGGCGGTGATCGCCCCGATCGTCGCCCGCGCACTGAAAAGGAACGCGCCCCGTTTGCAGGCGGTGACAAGCCGCGCTTTGCCGACGAAAAACCCAAGTTCAGTGCGGACAAGCCGCGCTTTGCTGACGACAAGCCCAAGTTCGGTGGTGACAAACCCCCAGCACGCAAGCCTGCCGTCAAAAAAGCCGCGCCAGACAAGGACAAAGGTAAACCCAAGCGTCCACCGCCTGCCGCTTAA
- a CDS encoding ATP-grasp domain-containing protein, with translation MKRCAFLSMASLEKFVCYDALLHAPLKRYGWHAETVDWRDNSIDWNQFDAVIIRSCWDYQNNPAQFLAVLATIENSRANLANSLEVVRWNLSKIYLRDLEAKGIPIVPTEWFHGLDVAALPPLFTHWQTPEIIIKPVISACADDTFRLTPTALTQQAKTLATLFQERDCMVQPFIPVIVTEGEYSLFFFGDEYSHTILKTPKSGDFRVQEEHGGQLQSVEPEAILLELSRAALAAIPEPTLYARVDWVRTDNGFALMELELIEPSLYFNMDAASAERFARVFAAGYFRGSKALRFVSAHT, from the coding sequence GTGAAACGTTGCGCCTTCCTGAGCATGGCAAGTTTGGAGAAGTTCGTCTGCTACGACGCGCTTCTCCATGCTCCGCTAAAACGCTACGGTTGGCACGCGGAAACGGTAGACTGGCGTGATAACAGCATTGACTGGAATCAGTTTGATGCTGTTATTATCCGCTCCTGCTGGGATTACCAGAATAATCCCGCGCAATTCCTCGCTGTCCTCGCCACCATTGAAAATTCCCGCGCCAATCTAGCCAATTCGCTGGAGGTGGTACGTTGGAATCTCAGCAAAATCTACCTACGCGACCTAGAAGCCAAAGGCATTCCGATTGTGCCGACTGAATGGTTTCATGGTTTGGACGTAGCAGCCTTACCTCCCCTCTTCACTCACTGGCAGACGCCGGAAATCATTATCAAACCTGTCATCAGTGCCTGTGCCGATGATACCTTCCGCCTCACACCCACCGCCCTCACCCAGCAAGCCAAAACGCTGGCAACACTGTTCCAAGAACGCGATTGCATGGTGCAACCGTTCATCCCCGTCATCGTCACCGAAGGCGAGTATTCGCTGTTCTTTTTTGGGGATGAATACAGCCACACGATTCTAAAAACCCCCAAATCCGGCGATTTTCGCGTGCAGGAAGAACACGGTGGGCAATTGCAAAGCGTTGAACCGGAAGCGATATTGCTGGAACTGAGCCGCGCGGCACTGGCGGCTATCCCCGAACCGACGCTCTACGCCCGTGTTGATTGGGTACGCACCGACAACGGCTTTGCGCTGATGGAATTAGAACTGATCGAGCCGTCGCTGTATTTCAATATGGATGCGGCATCCGCCGAGCGATTTGCACGGGTATTTGCAGCAGGCTATTTTAGGGGTAGTAAAGCCTTGCGCTTTGTCTCGGCACATACGTAA